The proteins below are encoded in one region of Halichoerus grypus chromosome X, mHalGry1.hap1.1, whole genome shotgun sequence:
- the LOC144380383 gene encoding melanoma antigen preferentially expressed in tumors-like, translating into MKMDQKAIATLLELAAKSLLSNEPAAIHALEELPRDLFVPLFIDAFLGGHKKILKAMVRAWPFHCLHIGALSIQESYYEILEAMTDGLQIHPDQNSSSWGSKLRILDLRQDPDCGTTCSEISTTFPFCFQSCVYSRHSILKTEEAQHNVKCLGIVNSESELPSTQKPIELIVDLSFNSTLRTKQFLSFLQSKVEQSFGSLHLCCRDLQIDKISAHKSVLQFLDLGCIDHLELNQAYLNEVTTLLAQMIHLNSISLSNISFKYRKGEDFRAFLIQLGQVDNLQELSLALFCLTDQLHKLLRILPPQLDTLCLSFCGLSNRDITVLSQSSQATYLRLLNLSNNQIFSEVYEPFQNLLEKVSGTLQYLEINNCLVTDSTLSAVLPALSHCTHLRVLSFAFNPITMPLLMDLLQHLTCLMELKHVIYPVPVHCYEQWNFPGSLDRQKLAEVQAQLTAMLQVVQRDDMTWTTCPE; encoded by the exons ATGAAGATGGACCAGAAGGCCATAGCCACACTGCTAGAACTTGCTGCAAAAAGTCTACTGAGTAATGAGCCTGCAGCTATCCATGCCTTGGAAGAACTCCCAAGAGACCTCTTTGTTCCCTTATTCATTGATGCCTTCTTGGGAGGGCATAAGAAGATCCTAAAAGCAATGGTGAGGGCTTGGCCCTTTCACTGTCTCCATATTGGGGCACTGAGTATACAAGAATCATACTATGAAATCTTGGAAGCCATGACTGATGGTCTGCAGATCCACCCTGACCAGAACTCTTCCTCTTG GGGGTCAAAACTGAGGATCCTAGATTTGAGACAGGACCCAGACTGTGGAACAACATGCTCAGAGATCAGTAccacatttcctttctgttttcagtCTTGTGTTTACTCTCGACACTCTATCCTTAAAACAGAAGAAGCCCAGCATAATGTCAAGTGCCTTGGAATTGTTAATTCAGAGTCTGAGCTTCCGTCAACCCAGAAGCCCATAGAATTAATAGTGGACCTTTCTTTCAATAGTACCTTGAGAACAAAgcaattcctttctttccttcagagTAAAGTTGAGCAGAGCTTTGGGTCTTTGCACCTCTGCTGCAGAGATTTGCAAATTGATAAAATCTCTGCCCACAAAAGTGTCCTGCAGTTTCTGGATCTGGGATGCATTGATCACCTGGAATTGAATCAGGCTTATCTGAATGAAGTCACCACCCTTTTGGCTCAGATGATCCACCTGAACAGCATTAGTTTGTCTAACATCTCCTTTAAATATCGTAAGGGGGAAGACTTCAGAGCTTTTCTCATCCAGCTTGGGCAAGTAGACAACCTCCAGGAGCTCAGCTTGGCTTTATTCTGCCTTACAGATCAACTGCATAAACTGCTCAg AATCCTGCCACCTCAGTTGGATACATTGTGTCTATCTTTTTGTGGCCTGTCTAACAGAGATATTACTGTCCTGTCTCAGAGTTCTCAGGCCACCTACCTGAGGCTGTTGAATCTCAGTAACAACCAGATATTCTCAGAAGTTTATGAGCCCTTCCAGAATCTGCTAGAGAAAGTCTCAGGCACCCTGCAGTATCTGGAGATAAATAATTGCCTGGTAACTGATTCTACTCTCTCTGCCGTCCTCCCAGCCCTGAGCCACTGTACCCACCTCCGTGTCCTTAGCTTTGCCTTCAACCCCATTACAATGCCTCTGCTCATGGACCTTCTGCAGCATTTAACATGCTTGATGGAGCTGAAGCATGTTATTTATCCTGTTCCTGTCCACTGCTATGAACAATGGAATTTTCCTGGAAGTTTGGACCGACAGAAACTTGCTGAAGTGCAGGCCCAATTGACAGCAATGCTGCAGGTGGTACAGCGAGATGACATGACCTGGACCACTTGTCCTGAGTGA